The following proteins are co-located in the Imtechella halotolerans genome:
- a CDS encoding SixA phosphatase family protein, with the protein MKEIHLIRHAKSSWDLPLPDHKRPLAQRGIMDAMNVGKSLIEKQLNVEAVYCSPSERTRQTADIILNETALKRLPFHYVDDLYDFHGNGLLSVIKSLPDVYNSVMVFGHNHAITWFVNNYTSHYFDNVPTCGYLNISFPISSWNELQKGVLLNHLFPKDLR; encoded by the coding sequence ATGAAAGAGATACACCTTATACGGCACGCTAAATCATCATGGGATCTACCATTACCCGATCATAAACGTCCCTTGGCTCAACGAGGTATTATGGATGCTATGAATGTGGGTAAATCATTGATTGAAAAACAGTTAAATGTGGAGGCCGTTTATTGCAGTCCTTCAGAAAGAACTAGGCAAACAGCAGATATTATTCTTAATGAAACTGCTCTAAAGCGCCTTCCTTTTCATTATGTCGATGACTTGTATGATTTTCATGGGAATGGGCTGCTTTCAGTTATTAAGTCTTTACCTGATGTCTATAATTCAGTAATGGTTTTTGGTCATAATCATGCCATTACATGGTTTGTCAATAACTATACTTCTCATTATTTTGACAATGTGCCAACATGTGGTTATTTAAACATTTCTTTTCCTATAAGCAGTTGGAATGAATTGCAAAAAGGAGTACTTTTAAACCATCTATTCCCTAAAGATCTTCGATAG
- the ppk1 gene encoding polyphosphate kinase 1: MIYVDKVTKNSYINREISWLQFNARVLQEAADETVPLIDRLRFLGIFSNNLDEFFKVRYATVKRIAQSGKTGKSVLGGANAKDLLEDITEIVIKQQAESLEILSAIEKKLEEENIFVRNENEISPSQSEYIKSYFIQKVSPALVTIILNELDAFPELRDSAAYLAIKMVLKEETKPSGIRKYFGVGNSKERLRYALIEIPRTVERFVVLPNEGDKNYIIMLDDLIRYNLSNIFTIFDYESISAHMIKITRDAELDIDSDLSKSFIEKISSSVKGRSSSEPVRFVYDKEIDKDTLKFLLNKMGIDNTDSIIPGGRYHNRRDYMDFPSLGRQDLLYKTYPALPIKGLSLEGSILEKIAAKDYLQFAPYHTFSYVVRFLREAALDPKVKSVKITVYRLAKLSDVASSLINAVKNGKSVTVQIELQARFDEEANIRYAEQLQSEGVNLIFGVPGLKVHSKICVIEREEGDKIKRYGFVSTGNFNESTAKIYTDYTLFTSNQAILKEVNKVFDFFETNYKINRYKHLIVSPHYTKSAFTKLIDNEIANAKAGKPAYIKLKMNSLTSYKMVDKLYEASRAGVKIQMIVRGICCLIPGVEGMSENIEAISIVDKFLEHPRLYIFGNGGDPKVYISSADWMTRNIDYRVEVSCPIYDQEIKQELLDNFEIGWSDNVKARVFSEKQNNAYRRNNKPKVRSQFAMYDYYLKKQVNS; this comes from the coding sequence ATGATTTATGTTGATAAAGTAACCAAAAACAGCTACATCAATAGAGAGATTAGCTGGTTGCAGTTTAATGCCCGTGTGTTGCAGGAAGCAGCTGATGAAACCGTACCTCTAATTGACCGATTAAGGTTCCTAGGAATCTTTTCGAATAATCTTGATGAATTTTTTAAGGTGCGTTATGCGACCGTTAAACGTATAGCCCAATCAGGCAAAACAGGGAAAAGTGTGTTGGGTGGCGCCAATGCTAAAGATTTGCTCGAGGATATAACTGAGATTGTTATTAAGCAACAGGCAGAGAGCCTTGAGATACTTAGTGCAATTGAGAAAAAATTAGAGGAAGAAAATATCTTTGTTCGCAACGAGAATGAAATTTCTCCATCTCAAAGTGAATACATAAAAAGTTATTTTATTCAAAAGGTAAGCCCTGCTTTAGTGACCATTATCCTTAATGAGTTGGATGCTTTTCCAGAACTAAGAGATAGTGCAGCCTACTTGGCCATAAAAATGGTTCTTAAAGAAGAGACTAAGCCTTCGGGTATTCGAAAATACTTTGGAGTTGGGAATTCAAAAGAACGTCTCAGATATGCACTTATTGAAATACCACGTACGGTAGAACGGTTTGTTGTATTGCCAAACGAAGGTGATAAGAATTATATCATAATGCTTGATGATCTTATTCGATACAATTTGAGTAACATTTTTACCATATTTGATTATGAGTCCATATCGGCTCACATGATCAAAATTACTAGAGATGCAGAATTGGATATTGATAGTGATTTGAGTAAAAGTTTTATAGAGAAAATATCTAGTAGTGTTAAGGGACGCAGTAGTAGCGAGCCCGTACGTTTTGTATATGATAAAGAGATAGATAAAGATACCTTAAAGTTCCTTCTTAATAAAATGGGGATTGATAATACAGATAGTATAATCCCTGGAGGTCGTTATCACAACAGAAGGGACTATATGGATTTTCCTAGTTTAGGTAGACAGGATTTGTTATATAAAACATATCCGGCATTGCCGATTAAGGGATTGAGTCTTGAAGGTAGTATATTGGAAAAGATTGCTGCGAAGGATTATTTGCAATTTGCACCTTACCACACTTTCTCATACGTAGTTCGATTTTTGCGAGAGGCAGCACTAGATCCTAAAGTAAAATCAGTTAAGATTACTGTCTATAGATTAGCAAAGTTATCAGATGTTGCCAGTTCATTAATTAATGCAGTTAAAAATGGAAAGAGTGTAACAGTTCAGATTGAGCTGCAGGCGCGTTTTGATGAAGAAGCTAATATTAGGTATGCCGAGCAACTTCAATCTGAAGGTGTTAATTTAATATTTGGGGTTCCGGGATTGAAGGTTCATAGCAAAATTTGTGTTATTGAAAGGGAAGAGGGCGATAAAATTAAGCGCTACGGTTTTGTCAGTACCGGTAATTTTAATGAGTCTACAGCTAAGATTTACACAGATTACACTTTGTTTACCTCTAATCAAGCGATATTAAAGGAAGTCAATAAGGTCTTTGACTTTTTTGAAACAAACTATAAAATTAATCGCTATAAGCATTTGATCGTTTCACCACATTACACCAAGAGTGCTTTCACTAAACTTATAGATAACGAAATAGCAAATGCTAAGGCCGGAAAACCAGCTTACATTAAACTTAAGATGAACAGTCTTACGAGTTATAAGATGGTTGATAAGTTGTATGAAGCAAGTCGAGCTGGAGTGAAGATTCAAATGATAGTTAGAGGTATATGTTGTCTAATACCAGGAGTAGAAGGAATGAGTGAAAACATTGAAGCTATAAGTATAGTAGATAAATTTTTAGAGCATCCAAGGCTATATATTTTTGGAAATGGTGGCGATCCCAAGGTGTATATTTCTTCTGCAGATTGGATGACACGTAATATTGATTACAGGGTAGAGGTGAGTTGCCCAATTTATGACCAAGAGATTAAGCAAGAATTACTAGATAATTTCGAAATCGGATGGAGTGATAATGTGAAGGCGAGGGTGTTTTCGGAAAAACAAAATAATGCCTACCGAAGAAATAATAAACCTAAGGTACGTTCACAATTTGCTATGTACGATTATTATCTAAAGAAACAAGTTAATTCATAA
- a CDS encoding Ppx/GppA phosphatase family protein yields the protein MLRIRKFAAIDVGSNGVRLLIANVLEVEGMEPKFSKSSLVRVPIRLGTDVFVNGQISEVNAQRLVDSIQAFKLLMQVHKVEEYKACATSAMREAKNGSEVSSLIKKKTGVTINIIDGSDEAAIIAATDLHALIENDKTYLYVDVGGGSTEFTVYSQGETVVSKSFKVGTVRLLNEMVSRDTWVEVEQWIKENTHQYENISLIGSGGNINKIFKISGRKLGTPLSYKYLNEYYQYLTSFTYEERISILELNQDRADVIIHASRIYLNAMKWSKASRIYVPKIGLSDGIVKSLYNSTLQGQTIG from the coding sequence ATTTTGAGAATACGAAAGTTTGCAGCCATAGATGTAGGATCCAATGGGGTACGCCTTTTAATTGCTAACGTCTTAGAAGTGGAAGGAATGGAGCCCAAGTTCAGTAAGAGCAGTTTGGTTCGTGTACCAATTCGTTTGGGAACAGATGTGTTTGTTAATGGACAGATATCTGAGGTGAATGCACAAAGACTTGTAGATTCTATTCAGGCATTTAAACTCTTAATGCAAGTACATAAAGTAGAAGAGTATAAGGCCTGTGCTACCTCCGCCATGCGGGAGGCCAAAAATGGAAGTGAAGTATCTTCTCTTATTAAGAAAAAGACTGGTGTTACCATAAATATAATCGATGGGAGTGATGAGGCTGCTATCATTGCCGCAACGGACTTACATGCACTTATCGAAAACGATAAAACATACCTCTATGTGGATGTAGGAGGTGGTAGTACTGAGTTTACGGTGTATTCACAAGGCGAAACGGTGGTTTCTAAATCCTTTAAGGTAGGTACTGTACGTTTGTTGAATGAAATGGTAAGTAGAGATACCTGGGTAGAAGTAGAACAGTGGATAAAAGAAAATACGCATCAATATGAGAATATTTCTCTAATTGGATCTGGAGGAAACATTAATAAAATTTTTAAAATATCTGGAAGAAAACTGGGAACCCCTCTTAGCTATAAGTATTTAAATGAATACTATCAATATTTAACTTCGTTTACCTACGAAGAACGTATCAGTATTTTAGAATTAAATCAAGATAGAGCTGATGTAATTATTCATGCTTCTCGAATTTACCTTAATGCAATGAAATGGAGTAAGGCAAGTAGGATTTATGTTCCTAAAATTGGATTGTCTGATGGTATAGTGAAAAGTTTATATAATAGTACACTTCAAGGTCAAACCATAGGGTAA
- a CDS encoding tRNA-(ms[2]io[6]A)-hydroxylase has translation MLGLKLPTDPRWVNIVEKNIEEILTDHAFCEQKAASTAISFIVLFPEKTELVQEMTALVKEEMSHFKMVHDKIVARGWTLGRERKDEYVNQLMTFFPKGGSRTDFLVHKLLYAALIEARSCERFRLLSEHLEDKELAEFYRKLMVSEANHYTMFLGFARQFGNREEVDSKWQSLLEYEAKIMRNLGTKETVHG, from the coding sequence ATGCTTGGTTTAAAACTCCCTACCGATCCTCGATGGGTAAATATTGTTGAGAAAAACATTGAAGAAATCCTTACAGATCACGCCTTCTGTGAGCAAAAAGCAGCAAGCACTGCTATTTCCTTCATTGTCCTTTTTCCTGAAAAAACAGAATTGGTTCAGGAAATGACAGCATTAGTAAAAGAAGAAATGAGTCATTTCAAAATGGTTCATGACAAGATTGTAGCTCGTGGTTGGACGCTAGGCAGAGAACGAAAAGATGAGTACGTAAACCAGCTGATGACTTTTTTTCCTAAAGGAGGTAGTCGTACCGATTTTTTAGTCCATAAACTACTGTATGCAGCTCTTATTGAAGCACGTAGCTGTGAACGCTTTCGTCTACTTTCTGAACATTTAGAAGACAAGGAACTTGCTGAATTCTACCGTAAATTAATGGTTAGTGAAGCAAATCATTATACCATGTTCTTAGGGTTTGCTCGTCAATTTGGTAACCGCGAAGAAGTGGACAGTAAATGGCAATCGTTATTGGAATATGAGGCCAAAATAATGCGAAATTTAGGCACTAAAGAAACAGTACACGGCTAA
- the dnaX gene encoding DNA polymerase III subunit gamma/tau: MEHFVVSARKYRPQTFKDVVGQQAITNTLLNAIENNHLAQALLFCGPRGVGKTTCARILAKKINEDGSQHSEEDFAFNVFELDAASNNSVDGIRSLIDQVRIPPQVGKYKVYIIDEVHMLSTAAFNAFLKTLEEPPKHAIFILATTEKHKIIPTILSRCQIFDFKRITVTDAKDYLKYIAEQQGIIAEDDALHIIAQKADGAMRDALSIFDRIVSFCGNNITRKAVSENLNVLDYDTYFVITDLILENNIPQLLIEFNNTLAKGFDGHHFIAGLASHFRDLMVCKNEATISLLEVGEDTQQRYLQQSRNTTLDFLIKGIELANTCDLQYKASKNQRLLVELCLMQLASVTYDGEKKNDGPFIIPATFFRQVTIQKEVIQQRQTSASKEISIPTNIPVENTPQPVLNSTSNVSQPRISGLSLSSLKIKKDAEKRKAEQVPDEENLPKEEFTEASFMELWAAYIKQIEDEGKHILASNLSADTPVLENKTTICLEMPNSTMKAEIEREQYGLLDYLRKNLQNYDISLHIKVNETIDKKYAFTTREKFEKLVEANPLMEVFRKEFDLEI, from the coding sequence ATGGAACACTTTGTTGTATCAGCCAGAAAATACCGTCCACAAACATTTAAAGATGTTGTTGGTCAACAGGCAATTACCAACACCCTGCTTAACGCTATTGAAAATAATCATCTAGCGCAGGCACTCCTATTTTGTGGACCAAGAGGTGTAGGTAAAACGACCTGCGCTCGTATATTGGCAAAAAAAATCAATGAAGATGGCTCCCAACACAGTGAAGAAGATTTTGCATTTAATGTATTTGAATTAGATGCAGCTTCAAACAACTCGGTAGATGGCATACGAAGCCTAATTGATCAAGTGCGAATTCCGCCTCAAGTTGGTAAATATAAGGTATATATTATCGACGAGGTTCATATGCTTTCAACAGCCGCGTTCAATGCATTTCTAAAAACGTTGGAAGAGCCTCCAAAACACGCTATATTTATTTTAGCAACCACAGAGAAACACAAAATTATTCCGACGATATTATCTCGCTGTCAGATATTTGATTTTAAAAGAATAACGGTTACAGACGCTAAAGACTATTTAAAATATATAGCAGAACAGCAAGGAATAATTGCAGAAGATGATGCACTTCACATCATTGCTCAAAAGGCAGATGGCGCTATGCGTGATGCACTTTCCATCTTCGATAGAATTGTAAGTTTTTGCGGAAACAACATTACTAGAAAAGCAGTTTCTGAAAACCTGAACGTTCTAGATTATGACACCTATTTTGTCATTACTGATCTTATCTTAGAAAACAATATTCCTCAATTACTTATTGAGTTCAACAATACCCTGGCCAAAGGATTTGATGGCCATCACTTCATTGCAGGTTTAGCAAGTCACTTTAGAGATTTAATGGTATGCAAGAATGAAGCCACCATATCACTATTAGAAGTAGGTGAAGATACACAGCAACGATACTTACAACAAAGTAGGAACACTACCTTAGACTTCCTAATCAAAGGAATTGAATTAGCCAACACTTGTGACCTACAGTACAAAGCAAGTAAGAACCAACGACTCCTGGTCGAACTTTGCCTTATGCAATTAGCCTCTGTCACTTATGACGGAGAAAAAAAAAATGATGGACCATTCATAATTCCGGCAACCTTCTTTAGACAGGTAACTATCCAAAAAGAGGTAATTCAACAAAGGCAAACTTCAGCTTCAAAAGAAATTAGTATCCCGACCAATATCCCTGTAGAAAATACACCCCAACCTGTACTCAATAGCACTTCGAACGTATCACAACCTAGAATATCGGGGTTATCATTGTCCAGCCTAAAAATTAAAAAGGACGCTGAAAAACGTAAAGCAGAGCAAGTACCAGATGAAGAAAACCTTCCTAAGGAGGAATTTACAGAGGCTTCCTTTATGGAATTGTGGGCAGCATATATTAAACAAATTGAAGACGAAGGAAAACATATATTAGCTTCAAATCTTAGTGCAGATACACCAGTATTGGAGAACAAGACTACCATTTGTCTAGAAATGCCAAATAGCACCATGAAAGCTGAAATCGAAAGAGAACAATATGGTTTATTGGACTACCTACGAAAAAACCTACAGAATTATGATATTTCGCTTCATATAAAAGTCAATGAAACTATTGATAAAAAATATGCTTTTACAACGCGTGAAAAGTTTGAAAAATTAGTTGAGGCCAATCCTTTGATGGAAGTGTTTCGAAAAGAATTTGATCTAGAAATCTAA
- a CDS encoding RsmD family RNA methyltransferase, giving the protein MRIISGKYKSKRLTAPKKLPVRPTTDFAKEALFNILNNDFYFDDITVLDLFAGTGNISFEFASRGCSDITSVDAHFGCIQYINQISSELDFPIKTVKSDVYSFLERTKLTADIIFADPPYDFTPEKFAKIPELVFSNELLSEEGLLIIEHSPHTPMDSQPFFSFQKKYGSSMFSFFEYPSKEE; this is encoded by the coding sequence ATGAGGATAATTTCTGGAAAATACAAAAGCAAGAGACTTACTGCTCCTAAAAAATTACCGGTACGGCCTACCACTGATTTTGCCAAGGAAGCATTATTTAATATATTGAATAATGACTTCTACTTTGACGATATTACAGTTCTAGATCTTTTTGCTGGCACCGGAAATATCAGCTTCGAATTTGCTAGCAGAGGTTGTTCAGACATTACAAGTGTTGACGCCCATTTTGGCTGTATCCAATACATCAATCAAATATCAAGTGAACTTGATTTTCCTATTAAAACCGTAAAAAGCGACGTATACTCTTTCTTGGAAAGAACAAAGTTAACAGCAGACATTATTTTCGCTGATCCACCTTACGATTTTACTCCAGAAAAATTTGCAAAAATACCTGAACTTGTTTTTAGTAATGAGTTGCTTTCTGAAGAAGGATTACTCATTATTGAGCATTCTCCACATACACCCATGGATTCCCAGCCTTTCTTTTCATTTCAAAAAAAATACGGCAGTAGCATGTTTAGCTTTTTTGAATACCCATCAAAGGAAGAATAA
- a CDS encoding DUF3822 family protein: protein MTQKRTSNSLETNFQELSIQVSLSGLSFCILDTLEKRVLFQRHISFAQKLYAEALPEQLLSVLNSEEALSGPFQKVQVIHHNELLAFVPKALFDENSLADYLKFSVKILANDFITYDEIATSDLMTVYVPFTNVNNVIFDHFGEFEYRHSATVLLTALWQQKPTVDAPIMYAFLEKDQFQLIVLHQKKLLLFNTFTYHTKEDFLYYILFTAEQLQLNLSVSPLTIIGDIDENHPLYKIAYTYIHTVTIHKPVFAFADAAETKPEHFIILNSL from the coding sequence ATGACGCAAAAAAGAACAAGTAATAGTTTAGAAACGAATTTCCAAGAATTGTCCATTCAGGTTAGCTTGAGTGGACTTTCTTTTTGTATTCTTGACACGTTGGAAAAAAGAGTGCTTTTCCAGCGCCACATTTCCTTTGCCCAAAAACTATATGCGGAGGCCCTACCTGAGCAACTCCTATCTGTACTAAACAGTGAAGAAGCCTTATCTGGTCCTTTCCAGAAAGTTCAGGTAATTCATCACAATGAGCTTTTAGCATTTGTTCCTAAGGCGCTTTTTGACGAAAATTCCTTAGCAGACTACCTTAAGTTCTCTGTCAAAATTTTAGCAAATGATTTCATCACTTATGATGAAATAGCCACTAGTGATCTTATGACCGTTTATGTGCCTTTTACCAACGTAAACAATGTGATATTTGACCATTTTGGAGAATTTGAATACCGACATTCTGCCACAGTACTACTGACGGCCTTATGGCAGCAAAAGCCAACTGTAGATGCTCCAATTATGTATGCCTTTTTAGAAAAAGACCAGTTCCAGTTAATTGTTCTTCATCAAAAAAAATTACTTCTCTTTAATACATTTACCTATCACACCAAAGAGGACTTTTTATATTACATACTCTTTACTGCTGAGCAATTACAACTAAACCTTTCTGTTTCTCCATTGACAATCATAGGAGACATCGATGAAAACCATCCACTGTATAAAATTGCTTATACGTACATACATACAGTCACTATTCATAAGCCTGTTTTTGCTTTTGCAGATGCGGCAGAAACTAAACCTGAACATTTCATAATTCTCAACTCCCTTTAA